In Hermetia illucens chromosome 5, iHerIll2.2.curated.20191125, whole genome shotgun sequence, a single window of DNA contains:
- the LOC119658048 gene encoding condensin complex subunit 1: MNFQFVIPYKNSDLLNSEGDSYFVKRVYDTSEIPEKLVECKAAVLQGDAQYIFDHFDTYFSIVENYKEVSPINLQRSYDLLFVTVDKVGKKISAALKSTEFINDNDRNALLNMTKMSMYLMIETVKCIDQVKQQAQIDSGQTKKGKKRTDEFDTQDWDQKRFKFLVQLYNIMQLPLERLWNPPVAEENFVNMLCDIAYRTLEHPSVKERNVGDTVFQILGTSIKKYNHAMSFPVRMLQTLRTSEIALTPAARGIYLLYEEFGLSSVFGVLIKDIVDTLSVDSADTQISRYFSTFLSELAVSAPKLMIPHLSTLGEELLNLESHVLRNCVLQIMGDVIICELTSEELSEDMKEIRDEFLEDLLSHMNDISAHVRAKVLQIWNHMKEENAVPLAFQHKVLRCAVERLDDKTAIARKAAVNLIKTFLERNPFAAKLTLAELIKRYEEETEKLQKLHEVMIEKQKKAAELDLHWQEQVTPELQPIVEEFVGQSTQEHINTEETCEDMVPRITAFLTEKKYKEAVVLAKRADFVAGNSELRLSLKYEEQCAYFMVLLKSYLFISNGCSDDNEEYVTQQNTVKFLEDSIEFSKIITKAVPKIQNMLMSKTNTDVFEAADFFTTAYLFGIKGTECGMRHLLYLVWSGDKEKRDAVSNAYKKVLFSTDQQGRAHSVKVVKNLCALLSDLSYGHYAALEVLIKEWVECDNIDLQIIQVLFEHFTMKVETNENESRQALQLLIMASAAKSSIATANISVIESIGFEQRALKDPRIYTGCISFLLNSVPVDVKSKFYKRYEESNPLVQKVITLFKKFFFHPKVSDFDNIAMRTVEFLYQLCQAPDVLCQNLLQDLHLTMKTFLKNVQSLQESQVSASQIPNTQEPKVKLPIFLLSRFLFLVGYATMKEMIFLDIDIYNNMKFRQDLKEEKHNLKKKTQNKRKTMNLDMSASETLKRLSGTAAEPQQEPDEELVGATAEDSIAELINHICEDELLYSESGLLPKIFPVVIEICKYPTKYRDEVLQQAACLTLIRFMTVSSKLCESNMPFLMNILNLTTNIKIKCNIVVGLSDLTFRFPNVLGPWTGHFYSTLHETNDELRLSAVKMLSHLILHEMIRVRGQIADLAMCIVDSNDEIKNITQQFFKEIASKSNILYNVLPDIISKLSDSNLSLEEEKYHIIMRYILGLIQKDRQVESLVEKLCLRFRVTTEERQWRDIAFCLALLNYNEKTIKKLIDNVQHFKDKVQIEEVYQSFKTIISNTSKLAKPELKAVVTEFESRLNECLNIKDDVAGGQPGSENSEQPTRPTASKQKQSRGKKSQPRKKKNSKTSSSESESSSEDEDFQRKPRGRETANRSARNKKVTRIVDSESSEEDEVPVPKRGRKDKRRV; encoded by the exons ATGAATTTCCAATTTGTTATACCGTATAAAAACTCGGATCTGCTTAATTCAGAGGGAGATAGTTATTTTGTGAAACGTGTATACGATACTTCTGAGATTCCGGAGAAGTTAGTAG AATGCAAAGCGGCTGTCTTACAAGGCGATGCTCAGTACATTTTCGACCACTTCGACACGTACTTCTCCATCGTCGAAAACTACAAGGAAGTCTCGCCCATCAACCTCCAGCGCTCATATGACCTTCTCTTCGTCACCGTCGACAAAGTAGGCAAAAAGATATCGGCGGCCCTGAAAAGCACGGAATTCATCAACGACAACGACCGCAATGCTCTCCTGAACATGACGAAGATGAGCATGTATTTGATGATAGAAACCGTGAAGTGCATCGACCAGGTCAAGCAGCAGGCGCAGATCGACAGCGGCCAGACGAAGAAGGGGAAGAAGCGGACGGACGAGTTCGACACCCAGGACTGGGACCAGAAACGGTTCAAGTTCCTCGTGCAGCTCTACAACATCATGCAGTTACCCCTGGAGCGTCTCTGGAACCCGCCGGTCGCTGAGGAGAACTTCGTAAA CATGCTCTGTGACATCGCCTATCGGACTCTGGAACATCCGAGCGTGAAGGAGCGTAATGTCGGCGACACTGTCTTCCAAATCCTCGGGACCTCGATTAAAAAGTACAACCACGCTATGTCCTTCCCCGTGCGTATGCTCCAAACCCTTCGAACCAGCGAAATCGCGCTAACCCCTGCGGCCAGGGGGATTTATCTGCTCTACGAAGAGTTCGGACTGTCCTCCGTGTTCGGTGTCCTAATCAAAGATATCGTGGACACACTAAGCGTCGATTCAGCCGACACCCAGATATCGAGATATTTTAGCACTTTCCTATCAGAACTCGCTGTCTCCGCGCCGAAGCTTATGATTCCACACCTTTCCACCCTCGGCGAGGAACTACTCAACCTCGAATCGCATGTTCTCCGAAATTGTGTTTTACAGATTATGGGCGACGTGATAATTTGCGAACTAACCTCTGAAGAACTCTCAGAGGACATGAAGGAAATCCGGGATGAATTCCTTGAAGATCTCCTTTCGCACATGAACGACATTTCCGCCCACGTTCGGGCGAAAGTCTTGCAAATTTGGAACCACATGAAAGAGGAGAACGCCGTACCCCTGGCGTTCCAACACAAAGTGCTGCGCTGTGCAGTGGAGCGTCTCGACGACAAAACTGCAATCGCCCGAAAAGCCGCTGTGAATCTGATTAAAACTTTCCTCGAGAGAAATCCATTCGCTGCCAAACTCACCCTAGCTGAACTCATCAAACGATACGAGGAGGAAactgaaaaattacaaaaattgcaCGAGGTTATGATCGAGAAACAGAAAAAGGCGGCAGAGTTGGATTTGCACTGGCAGGAACAAGTTACTCCTGAATTGCAGCCAATCGTGGAGGAGTTTGTTGGGCAAA GCACTCAGGAGCACATTAACACCGAGGAAACTTGCGAGGACATGGTGCCGCGGATCACTGCTTTCCTCACTGAAAAGAAATACAAAGAAGCTGTCGTTTTGGCGAAAAGGGCGGACTTTGTGGCAGGAAACTCGGAATTACG GTTGTCCCTCAAATACGAAGAACAGTGTGCGTATTTCATGGTCCTCTTGAAGTCTTACTTATTCATTAGCAACGGGTGCTCCGATGAT AATGAAGAGTACGTCACGCAGCAGAACACCGTCAAATTCCTCGAGGATTCCATTGAATTCTCCAAAATAATCACGAAAGCGGTGCCGAAAATTCAGAACATGTTGATGTCGAAAACGAATACTGACGTGTTCGAAGCTGCCGATTTCTTCACAACTGCCTATCTGTTTGGTATTAAAGGGACCGAATGTGGAATGCGGCATTTGCTGTACCTGGTATGGTCTGGAGATAAGGAGAAACGTGATGCAGTCTCCAATGCATATAAGAAAGTATTATTCAGTACCGATCAACAAGGAAG GGCTCATTCCGTAAAGGTTGTAAAAAATCTCTGCGCATTACTAAGCGATTTGTCCTACGGGCACTACGCAGCATTGGAGGTTCTGATAAAAGAATGGGTCGAGTGCGATAACATCGATTTACAAATAATTCAAGTTCTCTTCGAACACTTCACAATGAAAGTGGAAACCAATGAAAATGAATCTCGGCAAGCGTTACAACTTTTGATCATGGCCTCGGC TGCAAAGTCGTCCATTGCAACTGCGAATATTTCTGTAATAGAATCAATCGGGTTTGAACAACGCGCTCTCAAAGATCCTCGCATATACACGGGCTGCATCAGCTTCCTACTAAATTCGGTTCCAGTCGACGTAAAATCAAAATTCTATAAACGTTACGAAGAGAGCAACCCGCTAGTACAAAAAGTGATAACTTTGTTCAAAAAGTTCTTCTTTCACCCTAAAGTCAGCGATTTCGATAACATTGCAATGCGTACCGTGGAATTCCTCTACCAATTGTGTCAAGCCCCTGACGTGTTGTGCCAAAATTTACTGCAGGATCTCCATCTAACCATGAAAACGTTCCTGAAAAATGTCCAATCTCTTCAGGAATCTCAAGTGTCCGCATCACAAATCCCGAACACACAAGAACCGAAGGTGAAATTGCCCATCTTTTTGCTATCTCGATTTTTATTCCTTGTTGGATATGCAACTATGAAAGAGATGATATTCCTCGATATCGATATCTACAATAATATGAAGTTTCGACAAGATCTCAAGGAGGAAAAGCACAATTTAAAGAAGAAAACCCAGAACAAGAGGAAAACCATGAATCTGGATATGTCGGCAAGTGAAACCTTGAAGCGACTGTCAGGCACTGCAGCGGAGCCACAACAAGAG CCTGATGAAGAGCTAGTTGGCGCCACGGCAGAAGATAGTATAGCCGAATTGATAAACCACATATGCGAGGATGAACTACTTTACTCTGAAAGTGGACTGCTACCAAAAATATTCCCCGTCGTAATCGAAATATGCAAATATCCAACCAAATATCGAGACGAAGTTCTCCAGCAAGCTGCATGTCTCACCCTCATCCGTTTCATGACGGTCTCCTCAAAACTCTGCGAGAGTAACATGCCGTTTTTGATGAACATTTTGAACCTCACGACAAATATTAAAATCAAGTGCAACATAGTCGTCGGACTTTCCGATCTAACTTTCCGTTTTCCAAATGTTTTGGGCCCGTGGACCGGCCACTTCTATTCTACACTTCACGAAACCAATGATGAGTTAAGACTGTCGGCTGTGAAAATGCTTTCACATTTGATATTGCACGAAATGATCCGCGTGAGAGGTCAAATCGCTGACTTGGCCATGTGCATCGTAGACAGCAACGATGAAATCAAGAATATAACGCAGCAGTTCTTCAAAGAAATTGCAAGCAAATCGAACATCTTGTACAATGTGTTGCCGGACATTATTTCAAAATTGAGTGATTCTAATCTAAGCTTAGAAGAAGAGAAATACCATATTATCATGAGATACATCCTTGGACTGATTCAAAAGGATAGACAAGTTGAGAGTCTTGTGGAAAAGTTATGCTTGCGTTTCCGAGTGACAACAGAAGAGCGGCAATGGCGCGATATCGCATTCTGCTTAGCCTTGTTGAACTACAACGAAAAGACAATTAAAAAACTTATAGACAACGTGCAACATTTCAAGGACAAAGTGCAAATCGAAGAAGTCTATCAATCATTCAAGACAATCATATCAAACACTTCAAAACTCGCAAAACCTGAATTGAAAGCTGTAGTCACAGAATTCGAAAGTCGTCTCAACGAATGTCTGAATATAAAAGACGATGTTGCCGGTGGTCAACCAGGTTCCGAAAATTCTGAACAACCCACACGACCAACCGCAAGCAAGCAAAAGCAATCACGAGGGAAGAAATCGCAACCGCGTAAAAAGAAAAACAGCAAAACATCATCCTCCGAATCAGAGTCATCAAGTGAGGACGAAGATTTCCAAAGAAAACCGCGCGGTCGTGAAACAGCTAACCGATCTGCAAGAAATAAGAAAGTCACTCGTATCGTTGATTCCGAGTCATCCGAAGAAGACGAAGTGCCAGTTCcaaaaaggggaagaaaagatAAACGGAGAGTTTAA